The region gaagggtccagtttcagctttctacatatggctagccagttttcccagcaccatttattaaatagggaatcctttccccattgcttgtttttctcaggtttgtcaaagctcagatagttgtagatatatggcaatatttctgagggctctgttctgttccatcgatctatatctctgttttggtaccccatgctgttttggttactgtagccttgtagtatagtttgaagtcaggtagtgtgatgcctccagctttgttcttttggcttaggattgacttggcgatgcaggctcttttttggttccatatgaactttaaagtagttttttccaattctgtgaagaaagtcattggtagcttgatggggatggcattgaatctgtaaattaccttgggcagtatggccattttcacaatattgattattcctaccgatgagcatggaatgttcttccatttgtttctatccccttttatttccttgagcagtggtgtgtagttctccttgaagaggtccttcacgtcccttgtaagttggattcctaggtattttattctctttgaagcaattgtgaatgggagttcacccatgatttggctctctgtttgtctgttgttggtgtataagaatgctgtgatttttgtacattgattttctatcctgagacttgctgaagttccttatcagcttaaggagattttgggctgagacgatggggttttctagatatacaatcatgtcgtctgcaaacagggacaatttgacttcctcttttcctaattgaatacccattatttccttctcctgcctaattgccctggccagaacttccaatactatgttgaatagcagtggtgagagagggcatccctgtcttgtgccagttttcaaagggaatgcttccaatttttgcccattcagtatgatattggctgtgggtttgtcatagatagctcttattattttgagatacgccctatcaatacctaatttattgagagtttttagcatgaagggttgttgaattttgtcaaaggctttttctgcatctattgagataatcatgtagtttttgtctttggttctgtttatatgctggattacatttattgatttgtgtatattgaaccagccttgcatcccagggatgaagcccacttgatcatggtggataagctttttgatgtgctgctggattcggtttgccagtattttattgaggatttttgcatcaatgttcatcaaggatattggtctaaaattctcttttttggttgtgtttctgataggctttggtatcaggatgatgctggcctcataaaatgagttagggaggattccctctttttctattgattggaatagtttcagaaggaatggtaccagttcctccttgtacctctggtagaattcggctgtgaatccatctggtcctggactctttttggttggtaagctattgattattgccacaatttcagctcctgttattggtctattcagagattcaacttcttcctgggttagtcttgggaaagtgtatgtgtcgaggaatttatccatttcttctagattttctagtttatttgcgtagaggtgtttgtagtattctctgacggtagtttgtatttctctgggatcggtggtgctatcccctttatcattttttattgcatctatttgattcttctctctttttttctttattagtcttgctagtggtctatcaattttgttgatcctttcaaaaaaccagctcctggattcattaattttttgaagagttttttgtgtctctatttccttcagttctgctctgatcttagttatttcttgccttctgctagcttttgaatgtgtttgctcttgcttttctagttcttttaattgtgatgttagggtgtcaattttggatctttcctgctttctcttgtgggcatttagtgctataaatttccctctacacactgctttgaatgcatcccagagattctggtatgttgtgtctttcttctcattggtttcaaagaacatctttatttctgccttcattttgttatgtacccagtagtcattcaggagcaggttgttcagtttccatgtagttgagcggttttgagtgagattcttaatcctgagtcctagtttgattgcactgtgatctgagagatagtttgttataatttctgttcttttacatttgctgaggaaagctttacttccaaatatgtggtcaatgttggaataggtgtggtgctgaaaaaaatgtatattctgttgatttggggtggagagttctgtagatgtctattagttctgcttggtgcagagctgagttcaattcctgggtatccttgttgactttctgtcttgttgaactgtctaatgttgacagtgggctgttatagtctcccattattaatgtgtaggagtctaagtctctgtgtaggtcactcaagacttgctttatgaatctgggtgctcctgtattgggtgcatatctatttaggatagttagctcttcttgttgaattgatccctttaccattatgtaatggccttctttgtctcttttgatcttcattggtttaaagtctgttttatcagagactaggattgcaacccctgcctttttttgctttccatttgcttggtagatcttcctccatccctttattttgagcctatgtgtgtctctgcatgtgagatgggtttcctgaatacagcacactgatgggtcttgactctttatccaatttgccagtctgtgtcttttaattggagcatttagtccatttatatttaaagttaatattgttacgtgtgaatttgatcctgtcgttatgatgttagctggttattttgctcattagttgatgcagtttcttcctagtctcgatggtctttacattttggcatgattttgcagcggctggtactggttgttcctttccatgtttagcgcttccttcaggagctcttttagggcaggcctggtggtgacaaaatctctcagcatttgcttgtctgtaaagtattttatttctccttcacttatgaagcttagtttggctggatatgaaattgtgggttgaaaattcttttcttgaagaatgttgaatattggcccccactctcttctggcttgtagagtttctgcttagagatccgctgttagtctgatgggcttctctttgagggtaacccgacctttctctctggctgcccttaacattttttccttcacttcaactttggtgaatctgacaattatgtgtcttggagttgctcttctcaaggagtatgtttgtggcattctctgtatttcctgaatctgaatgttggcctgccttgctagattggggaagttctcctagataatatactgcagagtgttttccagcttggttccactctccccgtcactttcaggtacaccaatcagacgtagatttggtcttttcacatagtcccatatttcttggaggctttgcttgtttctttttattcttttttctctaaacttcccttctggcttcatttcattcatttcatcttccatcgctgataccctttcttccagttgatcgcatcagctgctgaggcttctgcattcttcacgtagttctcaagccttgattttcagctccatcagctcctttaagcacttctctgtattggttattccagttatactttcttctaaatttttttcaaagttttcaacttctttgcctttggtttgaatatcctcccatagctcggagtaatttgatcgtctgaagccttcttctctcagctcgtcaaagtaattctccatccagctttgttccgttgctggtgaggaactgcattcctttggtggaggagaggcactctgcttttcagagtttccagtttttctgctctgttttttccccatctttgtggttttatctacttttggtctttgatgatggtgatgtacaggtgggtttttggtgtggatgtcctttctgtttgttagttttccttctaacagacaggaccctcagctgcaggtctgttggagtagccggccatgtgaggtgtcagtctgcccctggtggggggtgcctcccagttaggctgctcgggggtcgggggtcagggacccacttgaggaggcagtctgtgggttctcagatctccagctgcgtgctgggagaaccactgcactCTTCAAAcgtgtcagacagggacatttaagtctgcagaggttactgctgtctttttgtttgtctgtgccctgcccccagaggtggagcctacagaggcaggcaggtctccttgagctgtggtgggctccacccagttcgagcttctgggcttctttgtttacctaagcaagcctaggcaatggcgggcgcccctctcccagcctcactgccaccttgcagtttgatctcagactgctgtgctagcaatcagcgagactccgtgggtgtaggaccctctgagccaggtgcgggatataatctcctggtgcgccgttttttaagcccgttggaaaagtgcagtattcgggtgggagtgacccaattttccaggtgtcGTCTGTCACCCCtctctttgactaggaaagggaactccctgatcccttgtgcttcccgagtgaggcaatgcctcgcccttctttggctcgTGCACGGTGaatgcacccactgacctgcgcccactgtctggcactccctagtaagatgaacccggtacctcagatggaaatgcagaaatcacccgtcatctgcgttgctcatgctaggagctgtagaccggagctgttcctattcagccatcttggctcccgacCGAGACCACGTCTTATATTTGTAACATCAAAATAGTGGTTCTCTTCTCATTAGAAACACTGCAAAGCTGTTTCAGAGTTTTGAGTACAAGAGTGATAATATTCATCTTGTTAAGAAATATCAGTCTTGTGGTAATACTAAAAATGAATTAGATGTAAGCAAAATTGCACTGTAATGCCACTGAGGAGCTGCTGAAGTAacagagttaagaaaaaaaaagggagagttaAAAGATAGAATTAGAGAAAGGAGAacaatacgtgtgtgtgtgtgtgttttaaagggGGAAAACAGATATTCAGATAAAATTCCTTTATAgaacatatatttcatatttcatgatGGGAGGTACTGTAACTGTTGTGACCTTCAGTGCCTTGTTAAGTGCTAGAAGGTATTTTGTGATGGAAGAAAGCATACTATATATGCAATGATTATATAGATCGGAAGATGAAGAAGAGAGGTGAATCAGAAAAGCGATACTAAGCACATCCTAGAGTCTGTAAAATCAGAAGGGAAAAAATACCAAACAAAGCTGAAGATActtattttccaagtttttttttctttgtacagaTCCTTTTTATTAAGATTTATACAGGCAATTGACCAACACAGAAAACCAGTCTAGCAGCTCCAAAGTAACTATAAAAACGGTGGTGCTGATGGTGGTGTGCCCCACACAGGGCAGGTGACCTCAGACGTGGAGCAGCATCTCCCGTGGGATACTATTTCAGACGTGCACTAGTAAGTGTATACTGAGAAGGGATTATAAACCTTCCCTGGCACAATAGATACAAAAAGAGATAGAACCAATGATATTTTGCCTAGGTACAGTATCTAGATTTACAATATCTAGTTTACTGGCTTCACTTCATATAGCAATGCACAATAGAAAATGGATTTCTTTCTTCAAGGGTATTATACCTTGCCAAGAACATAGTAAATATGTTACTATGTTGATGGCTATGAAAACAGACAGAGACAAATGAGTGAGGAGGCACTTTCTCTCACAGAGACAGgacttcattctatttcacataaaTCCTTAAGGGCCCATTCAAATATAAGACCTCTTACAAAGTTTCAGTCATGTATGAGGGCACTTACCTTTAAGACTCCATTTCGAAACCGTTTTGAAATAGTGAAGGGGGAAAATGTCACACTCAAATGTGCTACTCTTAAAAGCAGTGTTTCTAAACACAGCTTGCCTTTTACAAAGAGTGAAGGTGGCCTTTCTGTTTAGTAGTTGGGTAATTGGGTGCAATAATCAAATCTTAAGGCAATGGCAAGGCTGATGGTGGGGATTTGGCACAATAAGGGGAaggaatgattctgtccagttgtACCTTAAATCCTAAAGGATTACTAATGACATGGGAGGGATAGCTACCTGCCCCACGCACAGGGGCTCCTGGACAATACCGTGGCTTTAGAAACAAACCTAGGTTCTGAAGGAATGACACTGCAAAGTCTTACAGAAATCCTTTTGTGAGATAGCCAGTCCAGAATAAAACCTTTGGGGTACTTGTCAACAAGCAAGAAGCTTTCTGAAGAGGTAGATGAAAGCAGTATTTCATAGCAGGTTTGCTGCCCGACGTGACAAAAGACATGCATGCGCCTCTCAGAACAGACCAGAAGATCAACTGTTGTTGAAAATAGTCCATGGTAGTGAGAAGAGATGTTGGCCACATTGCTATGtgcattatttcaattttattgtaTTAAGAACAGGAAGGACTGCCATTTCTTTAAATAACAAACTATACAAATAAAAAGGAGCAGAACTAATATGGAAtgtttttgaagaaaacaaacttatggattcaataaataatataaaatgctttTGTGCTAAAATAGAACTCttgtttcttatatatatatatatagttcagtgatctttataaaaaatagatGGTGAAACCACATTATAATATCTTAATTGCCTCTTATTACTCCAAAATTCACCcctagtttttatttaataaatttacttATCCATGTAAGAAATGATGTATTATTAGGATTTTCATTGATTCATTACTTACATTAGCAAAAGAGGGAAATAAACTACTTGTTTATTGCTAGAACACTGGTTAAATACATTATGATAAACCCATAAAATGGGATACTATGCAACCAATgaggggaaataaataaatatgctctATATGTATTGATGTAGTGAAACCTTCATTATATTGATTGCCCTTGGAGAAAACAAAGAGTAAACAAAGAGTAGAACTCTGAGTAGAGTGTGCCACCAATTGTGTGGataattatattcatatatgtttGTAAATACATAGGATATCCGTCCAATAAGTCACAAAAACCTGTAAATGTGATGGTGTCTTAGGCACTTTACTTTTACCATTTCCTAGGTAATAGGAAATAATTATGTCGTAGGTAGGAAATTATTTTTGTGGGGGTTTGGAGTAGGGGTACagacaggaaagaaaaggaaagtaattTTAAACTGTTTACTCTTTGCATCTTTAGGATTTGGCTCCATTTACTTGTGTCACCtgtcaaaaaaactgaaaatcattaataaaaatatgttaccgacttttttttcctatttcatctACTTTATCTACTTTATCTACTTtaattgatttctattttatctaCTTTAATTGATTTCTATTTGGTGTTAGCAACTGTTAATGAGCAATGCTTTATTCCTAGAACTGAAAGAATCCATACATGTACTCATCTCTcagctaaaaaaattattttttctcattaatttctcTGGTTGAATCTTACATTTCTTACGTACCTCCTCCTCTAGGAAGAAGAGAGGATTCCACACTCTCTGCTACCTTGATTAGGAGACTATTGTCTAGTTTACTCCTCACATGATAGCATTGATCATTCTACTATAATATAAAGTCCTACTTATTTGCCCCACTACTAGACTTCTCAGCTTCATGTGGGCAGGGCCATGAATGTCTTGTTCATTCCTAGCTCTTTCTAAGCTTCTTTTATaataatgaattatttaaatttatatattttttttgttaaattgaaTGAACGTCTAAGTTATACTCACAAACCATATCCACACTGTACCACAGTTTAGTTAAGCAGGTTGCTAACTGCTAAGCTTCTGTGTCTTGACTAGGACTTTAGTCACCTGCAGTAGTATACCATAGCATGCTCAGTGCATAGCAATTGACTATCATTTGACTTTACTTAAATTGACTTGAAagtataaatgtgtatatttatggaaatataaaGCAGAGCAATTGAAAATTCAGGTGAGACCCTAAGTATACATCTGAAATAATCAACATTGGAATGatttaaaattgcatatattgaaaaaaataccAAGAAAACCTATGCAGAAAACAAAAGGTAAGCCTAATTAAAATCTTTAAGAGATTTTAATTTCCACATTAggtaagtgaaaaaagaaagaggaattaTCAAGCAAGAAGGaaaggatgagaaaaaaatacacttctaccaaaaaaaaaaaaaaaaaaggaaaagaagcacAGACCCAATGCAATACTTTTATACTTAGCTCTAAAGTCactccatttgtttatttattgttttttagatCCTGCTCATTATGGAATATAATctgaaaaaacataaaacatatacacatacacacaattatatatatttcattaggGCATAGGTGGGCTTCCAAAATAAGTTGGAGAAGCTATAAAACATAGGGTTTAAGAAATAATCGTGATGTTTACCATTCCCTTGAGTAGTCTGAccaaaatagaaagaagaaatataaccACCAGAGAGAGCGTGATTGATCCTAGGGCCTTTTGTTGGAAATGGTGAACATAAAGCTGATTGAAAGAAACATGTTctgaaggagaaaggaaacatCTGTTTCAGGgatggaaatggaaagaaagatggcTACAGATAACATGTATAGAGatggaagagagaagaataaagtggGGCTCACATCTGCCAGCCTTTTCCTGTCTGGAAAGTTGATGGCGTTATCCATAAAGTGAAGCTGGAGAATTAAGAATAAAGTACTTGGTGTGAAAAATAAGTTTATAATGAGCATTGAGCAGAGCCAGTTTGATTCATCAGAAAACAACTTAAAGGAATTGGGGGTAGAATGAAGTCTCAATTCAAATAATTCAGACTTTATGATTTAGAAATGGGGCAAATTGGATTGATCCTCTAATTTTTGAAATCCATGTAGTACAATAAGGAAAACAAAGGAGGAACCCAAATATTCAGGATATGAGGAAGAATGAGAAGATTCTATCTTGGGGCTTggttaaaaaatcaagaaagcattaaaaatatactatatcTTGGACAAATGTTgttgatttaaaattatttaattatataactttattttcatttttttctggttgtgTTATTATTCCAGCATCTTCAACCCAGATTTCAAAtaccagtgtttccaaactagaAGAGAATCCAAAATCTGCACttattctggagaaaaaaaatgaagctaaCCATCTAGGACAACAAAGGGATTCTAGTAAGCAAGGAGGTAGTTATACACAAGGAAATCCAGGAACATTTAGTCTTCAAGGACAACCAGGATATTTTAACAAGCTAGAGAAACCAACACATTTTAAGCAAGGGAGAGCAGGAGTTTTAAACCAGCCTGGGATTTTAAAGAATTCAGGAAAATCTAACCAAAAAGGGAATCCAGAATCTTCTAATATGCAGGAAAACTCAGGATCTTCTAGCCAACTAGGGAAACCAGGGATTTATACCCAAAAGGTGAATCCAGGGTCATCTGGCCAACAAGGGAAACCAGGGTCATTTAGCCGGAAAGTGATGGTGGGGTCATCTAGCCAACAGGGGAAGCCAGGATCATCTAGCCAACATGGGAATCTAGGGTCATCTACCCAGAAAGGGAATTTAGGATCTTCTAGCCTACAAGGGCATCTGGGTTTATCTAGCCATCAAGGGAAGCCAGAGTCATCTAGCCAACAAGGGAAGCCAGGGTCATCTAGCCAACAAGGAAATCTAGGATCTTCTAGCCAACAAGGGAATCCAGGGTCTTCTAGCCATCAAGCAAAGCCAGGGTCATCTAGCCAACAAGGAAATCTAGGATCTTCTGGCCAACAGGGGAAGCCAGGATCTTCTAGGGAACAGGGGAAGCCAGGGTCGTCTAGCCATCAAGGGAAGCCAGGGTCATCTAGCCAACAAGGAAATCTACATTTATCTAGCCAGCAAGGGAATCAAGGACCTTCTAGCAAACAGAGGAAGCCAGGGTCATCCAGCCATCAAGGAAATCTACGATTATCTAGCCAGCAAGGGAATATAGGATCTCCTAGCCAACAGGGGAAGCCAGAGTCTTCTAGCCAACAAGGGAATCTAGGGTCATCTAGCCATCAAGGGAAACCAGGGTCATCTAGCCATCAAGGGAAGCCAGCGTCATCTAGCCAACAAGGGAAGCCAGGGGCATCTAGTCAACAAGGAAATCTAGGGTCATCTAGCCAGCAAGGAGATCTAGGATCTTCTAAGCAGCAAGGGAAGCCAGGGTCATCTAGCCAGCAAGGAAATATAGGGTCATCTGGCCAGGAATGGAAGCCAGAGTCATCTAGCCAACAGAGAAAATTAAGGTCACTTTACaaccaacaacaaagaaaaaatatcgACAACACTTTGGATGGCAATATAATGGCCTTTCAGGTTAGTGCTAGTAACTTCTTTTTCTCAGTCaacttgacccagcaattctctTTTCCAAGacttaaaatgctttaaaaaccaCAATGTGTTAATGAAAAGTCACTTGCAATGACACTGATTAAACAAAATTAGAAGAACTTTGGAGCTGATTATTTTAATGCATAATACTTATGACTATTAATGAATGCACTGCCCTTCTATTCTTTCATTTCCCTCTATTATTTTCCACTCAAACCTCCCTACCTATACTAGAATAACTCAGATCCTCATCAACTGAGCCCACACCTTTGCCATGTTTAACTTTCATGTCCATTTTTATCCCATCCATAATCTATAAATCGCTGAAGTAATATTCCTAAATCAAAAATCCTCTCTGATATTTTAGACCCCTACTTGAAATTCCTCAGTGGCTTCATACTACCTAGAAGATGTAACTTAAACTCCTAAACATAGAATTTACAGATTTTCATGATTATACTGCATACTGTTTAGCCTCATTTCATGTCACTGTTGCTCACACACCACCCATGTCATACAGAGCCCTTTGATTTTCCACACATGTATTCCTAATACCAATTATTTCCTCTATTATTAAACTCACCTTAACACTTTCTAATTGTCTATTATTAGCTGGGTAATGAACTTCTTGAAGAAAGTACCATTTGTTTTCAAACCTGTATCTCAAGGACCTAGAATAAGTGTGGCATATAGTAAGTTCTCCTGAACTGCATGTTAGATGGTTAGATAAATGCCTGCTACTTGGAAGCTACCATTTCAAATAGGTGAACATCTATCTGATCCACATGTCTCCTGTATTCCCTTTTGAGTCCTGCTGCGCTTTTACTTTTACTTGCCTGCCTTTCTTCCAACAATCAGCCtcctaatttatttaataattgctTTGAATACTCCGTTTGATACTCACATTCAAAACAGTTTTCTAGAACACTATCTTATCATCTTAatggaaa is a window of Pongo pygmaeus isolate AG05252 chromosome 4, NHGRI_mPonPyg2-v2.0_pri, whole genome shotgun sequence DNA encoding:
- the MARCOL gene encoding MARCO-like protein, which produces MRAFVFFLFILLAEFSASSTQISNTSVSKLEENPKSALILEKKNEANHLGQQRDSSKQGGSYTQGNPGTFSLQGQPGYFNKLEKPTHFKQGRAGVLNQPGILKNSGKSNQKGNPESSNMQENSGSSSQLGKPGIYTQKVNPGSSGQQGKPGSFSRKVMVGSSSQQGKPGSSSQHGNLGSSTQKGNLGSSSLQGHLGLSSHQGKPESSSQQGKPGSSSQQGNLGSSSQQGNPGSSSHQGKPGSSSHQGKPGSSSQQGNLHLSSQQGNQGPSSKQRKPGSSSHQGNLRLSSQQGNIGSPSQQGKPESSSQQGNLGSSSHQGKPGSSSHQGKPASSSQQGKPGASSQQGNLGSSSQQGDLGSSKQQGKPGSSSQQGNIGSSGQEWKPESSSQQRKLRSLYNQQQRKNIDNTLDGNIMAFQCHGYRLPKENEKILKLNLEQ